A region from the Mycobacterium heidelbergense genome encodes:
- the nucS gene encoding endonuclease NucS: protein MRLVIAQCTVDYVGRLTAHLPSARRLLLFKADGSVSVHADDRAYKPLNWMSPPCWLTEDLDGQAPVWVVENKAGEQLRITVEEIEHDSSHDLGVDPGLVKDGVEAHLQALLAEHVGLLGEGYTLVRREYMTAIGPVDLLCRDERGGSVAVEIKRRGEIDGVEQLTRYLELLNRDSVLAPVKGIFAAQQIKPQARTLATDRGIRCVTLDYDKMRGMDSDEYRLF from the coding sequence GTGCGTCTCGTCATCGCCCAATGCACCGTCGACTACGTCGGCCGGCTCACCGCGCACCTGCCGTCGGCACGCAGGTTGCTGCTGTTCAAGGCCGACGGGTCGGTCAGCGTCCACGCCGACGACCGCGCCTACAAGCCGCTGAACTGGATGAGTCCCCCGTGCTGGTTGACGGAAGACCTCGACGGCCAGGCGCCGGTGTGGGTCGTCGAGAACAAGGCGGGCGAGCAGCTGCGGATCACCGTGGAGGAGATCGAGCACGACTCGAGCCACGACCTCGGCGTCGATCCCGGGTTGGTGAAGGACGGCGTCGAGGCGCACCTGCAGGCGTTGCTCGCCGAGCACGTCGGGCTGCTGGGCGAGGGATACACGTTGGTGCGCCGCGAGTACATGACCGCGATCGGGCCCGTCGATCTGTTGTGTCGCGACGAACGGGGCGGCTCGGTCGCGGTGGAAATCAAGCGGCGCGGCGAGATCGACGGGGTCGAGCAGCTCACCCGCTATCTCGAACTGCTCAACCGCGACAGCGTTCTCGCCCCGGTGAAGGGGATCTTCGCCGCGCAGCAGATCAAACCGCAGGCCCGCACCCTGGCCACCGACCGCGGGATCCGTTGCGTCACATTGGATTACGACAAGATGCGGGGAATGGACAGCGACGAGTACCGGCTGTTCTGA
- the mce gene encoding methylmalonyl-CoA epimerase, which translates to MTTDQVDARQILASSLVTAIDHVGIAVADLDAAIAWYHDHLGMILVHEEVNDDQGIREAMLAVRGAPTGTAQIQLMAPIDDTSVIAKFLDKRGPGIQQLAVRVSDLDGLCERLRAQGVRLTYDAPRRGTANSRINFIHPKDAGGVLIELVEPASENPRN; encoded by the coding sequence GTGACGACCGATCAAGTTGATGCCCGTCAGATCCTGGCCTCCTCACTGGTGACGGCGATCGATCACGTCGGCATCGCGGTCGCCGACCTGGACGCCGCCATCGCCTGGTACCACGACCACCTCGGCATGATCCTGGTGCACGAGGAGGTCAACGACGACCAGGGAATCCGCGAAGCCATGCTGGCCGTGCGCGGCGCGCCGACCGGCACCGCGCAGATCCAGTTGATGGCGCCGATCGACGACACCTCGGTGATCGCGAAGTTCCTCGACAAGCGCGGGCCCGGCATCCAGCAGCTGGCGGTTCGAGTCAGCGATCTCGACGGCCTCTGCGAGCGACTTCGCGCGCAAGGCGTCCGGCTGACCTATGACGCGCCCCGGCGCGGCACGGCGAACTCGCGAATCAACTTCATCCACCCCAAGGACGCGGGCGGGGTCCTGATCGAGCTGGTCGAACCGGCCTCGGAAAACCCGCGGAACTAG